In Micromonospora sp. LH3U1, one genomic interval encodes:
- a CDS encoding DUF305 domain-containing protein: MTAPATTDSEHDEFPAALDEGGRAPARRYGVLALAVLLVVGLLLGFAGGLLTPRLTRPGDASVEAGFARDMTTHHAQAVEMSLIAYRSATLPEVRQIAVDIATGQQGEIGAMQTWLREWELSPTGSQPPMSWMSDGATVKDGLMPGMATPQQMAALRDAKGIEVDRQFLALMYNHHLGGIHMIDAALGETDNAEVLRVARTMKATQQTELNNLRQLQAQAKG, encoded by the coding sequence ATGACTGCTCCCGCCACCACCGACAGCGAACACGACGAGTTCCCGGCCGCCCTGGACGAGGGTGGCCGGGCCCCGGCGCGGCGCTACGGGGTGCTCGCGCTGGCCGTCCTGCTGGTCGTCGGGTTGCTCCTCGGGTTCGCGGGCGGTCTGCTCACTCCGCGGCTCACCCGACCCGGTGACGCCTCCGTCGAGGCGGGCTTCGCGCGGGACATGACGACGCACCACGCGCAGGCGGTGGAGATGAGCCTGATCGCGTACCGGTCGGCGACGCTGCCCGAGGTGCGGCAGATCGCCGTCGACATCGCCACCGGGCAGCAGGGCGAGATCGGGGCCATGCAGACCTGGCTGCGTGAGTGGGAGCTGAGCCCGACCGGGTCGCAACCACCGATGTCGTGGATGTCCGACGGGGCCACCGTCAAGGACGGGCTGATGCCGGGAATGGCCACACCGCAGCAGATGGCCGCCCTGCGCGACGCCAAGGGCATCGAGGTCGACCGGCAGTTCCTGGCCTTGATGTACAACCACCACCTGGGCGGCATCCACATGATCGACGCGGCGCTCGGCGAGACCGACAACGCCGAGGTCCTGCGGGTGGCACGGACCATGAAAGCCACCCAGCAGACCGAGCTGAACAACCTCCGGCAGCTCCAGGCGCAGGCCAAGGGCTGA
- a CDS encoding VOC family protein — protein MSINTVAHINLRGNARAALEFYRSVFGGDLAAVTYADAHNVQNPDEADQIMWGQVTSAEGFQIMAYDVPSVRPWSQGESPFFVSVRGRDADEITGYWKKLSEGSTVVVDLAPAGWAPLYGMLTDPFGITWVLDVAVAYNPS, from the coding sequence ATGAGCATCAACACCGTCGCGCACATCAACCTTCGAGGCAACGCGCGGGCTGCTCTCGAGTTCTACCGGTCCGTGTTCGGCGGGGACCTCGCCGCCGTCACCTACGCCGATGCCCACAACGTGCAGAACCCGGATGAGGCCGACCAGATCATGTGGGGCCAGGTCACGTCCGCCGAGGGTTTCCAGATCATGGCGTACGACGTGCCGTCCGTGCGGCCGTGGAGCCAGGGCGAGAGCCCGTTCTTCGTCTCGGTCCGCGGCAGGGACGCCGACGAGATCACCGGCTACTGGAAGAAGCTCAGCGAGGGCTCGACCGTGGTGGTCGACCTCGCACCCGCCGGCTGGGCACCCCTCTACGGCATGCTCACCGACCCGTTCGGCATCACCTGGGTGCTCGACGTCGCCGTCGCGTACAACCCCTCCTGA
- a CDS encoding helix-turn-helix transcriptional regulator yields the protein MPKTSARLLSLLSLLQARRDWPGGLLAERLDVSPRTVRRDVDRLRELGYPIRAFKGPDGGYRLDAGAQLPPLLFDDEQAVAIAVALRLASVSGADIQEGAVRALNTMRQVMPSRLRRRIDSLEVTAVEQPTTRPDCPVDSTVLTAIGAAVHAHDGLCFDYASATADTDAPPRRVEPHHLVTWNRRWYLVGWDLDRDDWRTFRVDRISPRTPTGPRFTPRQLPTADVATFITGRFRGSTDTPAWPCVGEVILDLPATVVAAYTRDGLVEGLGPDRCKLVQGSWSWAGLAAALGRFDADIEVIGPAELKAAFAGLARRYASASG from the coding sequence ATGCCCAAGACTTCGGCGAGACTGCTGTCACTGCTCTCGCTCCTCCAGGCACGCCGTGACTGGCCGGGCGGCCTACTGGCCGAAAGGCTGGATGTCAGCCCTCGTACGGTGCGGCGCGACGTCGACAGGCTGCGCGAACTCGGCTACCCGATCAGGGCCTTCAAGGGACCGGACGGCGGGTACCGGCTCGACGCCGGAGCTCAGCTGCCACCGCTGCTGTTCGACGACGAGCAGGCGGTCGCCATCGCCGTCGCACTTCGACTGGCCTCCGTCTCCGGGGCGGACATCCAGGAGGGCGCGGTGCGGGCGCTGAACACCATGCGGCAGGTCATGCCGAGTCGGCTGCGGCGCCGCATCGACTCACTGGAGGTCACCGCCGTCGAACAACCCACCACCCGCCCGGACTGCCCGGTCGACAGCACCGTGCTGACCGCCATCGGCGCGGCCGTCCACGCCCACGACGGTCTTTGCTTCGATTACGCCTCGGCGACCGCCGACACGGACGCGCCGCCACGACGCGTGGAACCCCACCACCTCGTCACCTGGAACAGACGCTGGTATCTCGTCGGCTGGGACCTCGACCGCGACGACTGGCGAACCTTCCGGGTCGACCGCATCAGCCCGCGTACCCCGACCGGACCACGCTTCACCCCACGACAACTACCCACGGCAGACGTGGCCACGTTCATCACCGGCCGGTTCCGAGGTTCCACAGACACCCCGGCGTGGCCATGTGTCGGCGAGGTCATCCTCGACCTTCCCGCCACCGTCGTCGCCGCGTACACCCGCGACGGACTCGTCGAAGGACTCGGCCCCGACCGCTGCAAACTCGTTCAGGGCTCCTGGTCCTGGGCCGGTCTCGCCGCAGCCCTCGGCAGGTTCGATGCCGACATCGAGGTCATCGGACCCGCAGAGCTCAAGGCCGCCTTCGCCGGGCTCGCCCGCCGCTACGCCAGTGCATCAGGATGA
- the argS gene encoding arginine--tRNA ligase, with product MTPAELASVVLAAAHAVFLQRGLDSAALPERTVVERPRNPEHGDYASTLALQLSKKVGVPPRELAAALADELGRAPGVKSVEIAGPGFLNIRLDAAAAGQLARVIVEAGAEYGRSDRLAGEKINLEFVSANPTGPVHIGGVRWAAVGDALSRLLRATGADVGTEYYFNDAGSQIDRFARSLLAAAKGESAPEDGYGGAYIAEIATEVQARRPEVLTLDDDAAQEIFRVEGVALMFDEIRSSLHDFGVEFDTYFNEKDLHDRGELDLALNRLRGQGHLYESEGATWLRTTDFGDDKDRVLRKSNGEWTYFAADCAYYLDKRERGFERVVIMLGADHHGYIGRMKAMAACFGDDPERNLEILIGQLVNLLRDGAPQRMSKRAGTVVTLEDLVDAIGVDASRYALARYSSDSPIDIDVELWTRATRDNPVYYVQYVAARTAGVARNAAEVGLVPGDADAFRPELLDHEKENELLKALAEFPAVVATAAELREPHRVARYLEENVAASYHRFYDNCRVLPLGDEEVTDLHRARLWLNNATRTVIANGLHLLGVSAPERM from the coding sequence GTGACTCCTGCAGAACTCGCCTCGGTCGTCCTTGCCGCCGCCCACGCCGTCTTCCTTCAGCGTGGGCTCGACAGCGCAGCTCTGCCGGAGCGCACGGTGGTCGAGCGACCGCGCAACCCCGAGCACGGCGACTACGCCTCGACGCTCGCTCTGCAGCTGAGCAAGAAGGTGGGCGTCCCGCCCCGGGAGTTGGCCGCCGCCCTGGCCGACGAGCTGGGCCGGGCACCGGGTGTCAAATCAGTCGAAATCGCCGGTCCGGGCTTCCTGAACATCCGGCTCGACGCAGCCGCGGCCGGTCAGCTCGCCCGGGTGATCGTCGAGGCCGGCGCGGAGTACGGCCGCAGCGACCGACTCGCCGGTGAAAAGATCAATCTGGAGTTCGTCTCGGCCAACCCGACCGGGCCGGTGCACATCGGTGGGGTTCGGTGGGCGGCCGTCGGCGACGCGCTGAGCCGCCTGCTGCGCGCCACCGGCGCCGACGTCGGCACGGAGTACTACTTCAACGACGCCGGTTCGCAGATCGACCGGTTCGCCCGGTCGCTGCTCGCCGCCGCCAAGGGGGAGTCGGCGCCGGAGGACGGCTACGGCGGGGCGTACATCGCTGAGATCGCCACCGAGGTGCAGGCCCGCCGGCCGGAGGTGCTGACTCTCGACGACGACGCCGCCCAGGAGATCTTCCGGGTCGAAGGCGTCGCGCTGATGTTCGACGAGATCCGCTCCTCGCTGCACGACTTCGGGGTGGAGTTCGACACCTACTTCAACGAGAAGGACCTGCACGACCGGGGCGAGTTGGACCTGGCGTTGAACCGGCTGCGCGGGCAGGGCCACCTCTACGAGTCCGAGGGCGCCACCTGGCTGCGCACCACCGACTTCGGCGACGACAAGGACCGGGTGCTGCGCAAGTCCAACGGTGAGTGGACGTACTTCGCCGCGGACTGCGCCTACTACCTGGACAAGCGGGAGCGCGGCTTCGAGCGGGTCGTGATCATGCTGGGTGCCGACCACCACGGCTACATCGGCCGGATGAAGGCGATGGCCGCCTGCTTCGGCGACGACCCGGAGCGCAACCTGGAGATCCTCATCGGGCAGCTGGTCAACCTGCTGCGCGACGGCGCCCCGCAGCGGATGAGCAAGCGGGCCGGCACCGTGGTCACCCTGGAAGACCTGGTCGACGCGATCGGCGTCGACGCCTCCCGGTACGCGCTGGCCCGCTACTCCAGCGACTCGCCGATCGACATCGACGTCGAGCTGTGGACCCGGGCGACCCGCGACAACCCGGTCTACTACGTGCAGTACGTCGCCGCGCGGACGGCGGGCGTGGCCCGCAACGCCGCCGAGGTGGGGCTGGTCCCGGGCGACGCCGACGCGTTCCGCCCCGAGCTGCTCGATCACGAGAAGGAAAACGAGCTGCTCAAGGCGCTCGCCGAGTTCCCGGCGGTGGTGGCGACCGCCGCCGAGCTGCGGGAGCCGCACCGGGTGGCCCGCTACCTGGAGGAGAACGTCGCGGCTTCCTACCACCGGTTCTACGACAACTGCCGGGTGCTGCCGCTGGGCGACGAGGAGGTCACCGACCTGCACCGCGCCCGGCTCTGGCTGAACAACGCCACCCGCACGGTGATCGCCAACGGCCTGCACCTGCTCGGCGTGTCCGCCCCCGAGAGGATGTGA
- the thrC gene encoding threonine synthase, with protein MWRGLIEAYRDRLPVTAATPVVTLYEGNTPLLPAPVLSARIGCDVHLKVEGANPTGSFKDRGMTLAVSKAVEAGNKAIICASTGNTSASAAAYAARAGLTCAVLVPQGKIALGKLAQALVHGAKLLQVSGNFDDCLALAAKLAQDHPVALVNSVNIDRLQGQKTAAFEIVEALGDAPDIHCLPVGNAGNISAYWMGYSEEQAVGATTRTPKMYGFQAAGAAPIVTGQVVPEPSTIATAIRIGNPASWTKALDARDASGGLIAAVTDREILSAYRLLAREVGVFVELGSAASVAGLLQQAAAGAVPPGSTVVCTVTGHGLKDPEWAISTAPAPLTIANDPMAAARALDLA; from the coding sequence ATGTGGCGTGGTCTGATCGAGGCGTACCGGGATCGGCTGCCGGTCACCGCGGCCACGCCGGTCGTCACGCTGTACGAGGGGAACACCCCGCTGTTGCCCGCGCCGGTGCTGTCCGCCCGGATCGGGTGCGACGTGCACCTCAAGGTGGAGGGCGCCAACCCGACCGGCTCGTTCAAGGACCGGGGGATGACCCTCGCGGTGTCCAAGGCGGTCGAGGCCGGCAACAAGGCCATCATCTGCGCCTCCACCGGCAACACCAGCGCCTCCGCCGCGGCGTACGCGGCCCGCGCCGGGCTGACCTGCGCGGTGCTGGTGCCGCAGGGCAAGATCGCGCTGGGCAAGCTGGCCCAGGCGCTGGTGCACGGCGCGAAGCTGCTCCAGGTGAGCGGCAACTTCGACGACTGCCTGGCGCTCGCGGCCAAGCTGGCCCAGGATCACCCGGTCGCGTTGGTCAACTCGGTCAACATCGACCGGCTGCAGGGCCAGAAGACCGCCGCTTTCGAGATCGTCGAGGCGCTCGGTGACGCGCCCGACATCCACTGCCTGCCGGTCGGCAACGCCGGCAACATCTCCGCCTACTGGATGGGATATTCGGAGGAGCAGGCCGTCGGCGCCACCACCCGGACGCCGAAGATGTATGGCTTCCAGGCCGCCGGGGCGGCCCCGATCGTGACAGGTCAGGTCGTGCCGGAGCCGTCGACCATCGCCACCGCGATCCGGATCGGCAACCCGGCGAGCTGGACCAAGGCGTTGGATGCCCGGGACGCCTCCGGTGGTCTGATCGCTGCGGTGACCGACCGGGAGATCCTCTCCGCGTACCGGCTGCTCGCCCGCGAAGTGGGGGTCTTCGTCGAGTTGGGCAGCGCGGCGAGCGTGGCCGGCCTGCTCCAGCAGGCCGCGGCGGGAGCGGTGCCGCCGGGCTCGACGGTGGTGTGCACGGTGACCGGTCACGGCCTCAAGGACCCGGAGTGGGCGATTTCCACAGCGCCCGCGCCGTTGACCATCGCGAACGACCCGATGGCCGCGGCCCGAGCCCTCGACCTGGCCTGA
- a CDS encoding homoserine dehydrogenase: MRLALLGCGTVGQEVVRLLHEQSADLAARIGAPLEIAGIAVRRLGRDRGDLPVDPGLFTTDALGLIKRDDVDVVIEVVGGIEPARGWLVEALRAGKSVVTANKALLAEDGVALHEAAAEGGGDLYYEASVAGAIPLLRPLRESLHGDRINRVTGIVNGTTNFILSAMDATGAGFAEALEEATALGYAEADPTADVEGFDAAAKAAILASLAFHTRVGAADVHREGITEVTAADMASAQAMGCTIKLLCIAARGVDSTGRETVSVRVHPAMIPRSHPLASVGDAFNAVFVEADAAGQLMFYGRGAGGAPTASAVLGDVVAVSRNRLAGVRAASESAYADLSVRPMGEALTRYHVSLDVADRPGVLASVASVFARHDVSIATVRQGSASGSPGRDGDAELVIVTHVAPDAALAATVGELRGLDIVRSVTSVLRVEGGV; the protein is encoded by the coding sequence GTGCGCTTGGCACTGCTCGGTTGTGGCACGGTCGGCCAGGAGGTGGTCCGACTGCTACACGAGCAGTCGGCCGACCTGGCCGCGCGGATCGGCGCTCCGCTGGAGATCGCCGGCATCGCCGTCCGTCGGCTCGGCCGTGACCGGGGCGACCTGCCGGTCGACCCGGGCCTGTTCACCACCGACGCGCTCGGCCTGATCAAGCGCGACGACGTGGACGTCGTGATCGAGGTGGTCGGCGGCATCGAGCCGGCCCGAGGCTGGCTGGTCGAGGCGCTGCGCGCCGGCAAGAGCGTGGTCACCGCCAACAAGGCGCTGCTCGCCGAGGACGGCGTGGCCCTGCACGAGGCGGCGGCCGAGGGCGGTGGCGACCTCTACTACGAGGCGTCCGTGGCCGGGGCCATCCCGCTGCTGCGCCCGCTGCGCGAGTCGCTGCACGGGGACCGGATCAACCGGGTCACCGGCATCGTCAACGGCACCACCAACTTCATCCTCTCCGCGATGGACGCGACCGGCGCAGGCTTCGCCGAGGCCCTCGAGGAGGCCACCGCTCTGGGGTACGCGGAGGCCGACCCGACCGCCGACGTCGAGGGTTTCGACGCGGCGGCGAAGGCGGCGATCCTCGCCTCGCTGGCGTTCCACACCCGGGTCGGCGCTGCCGACGTGCACCGCGAGGGCATCACCGAGGTGACCGCCGCGGACATGGCCAGCGCCCAGGCGATGGGCTGCACGATCAAGCTGCTCTGCATCGCGGCCCGGGGCGTCGATTCCACCGGCCGGGAGACGGTCAGCGTCCGGGTGCACCCGGCGATGATCCCGCGCAGCCACCCGCTGGCCAGCGTCGGCGACGCGTTCAACGCGGTCTTCGTGGAGGCGGACGCGGCCGGGCAGCTGATGTTCTACGGTCGGGGCGCCGGGGGCGCGCCGACCGCCAGCGCCGTGCTCGGTGACGTGGTCGCGGTGTCCCGCAACCGGCTCGCCGGGGTGCGCGCGGCCAGTGAGAGCGCGTACGCGGATCTGTCGGTCCGGCCGATGGGCGAGGCGTTGACCCGCTACCACGTCAGCCTCGACGTGGCCGACCGCCCAGGTGTGCTGGCCTCGGTGGCGAGCGTGTTCGCCCGGCACGACGTGTCGATCGCGACCGTGCGGCAGGGCTCGGCGAGTGGGTCGCCCGGCCGCGACGGCGACGCCGAGCTGGTCATCGTCACCCACGTGGCTCCGGACGCCGCGCTCGCCGCGACCGTTGGCGAGCTGCGCGGCCTGGACATTGTCCGGTCGGTGACCAGTGTGCTGCGGGTCGAGGGCGGGGTCTGA
- the lysA gene encoding diaminopimelate decarboxylase codes for MRAHEAGALHADISNSGPAWLRTPENVNALLPTLWPRSVTRGADGALAVAGLSVRDIAAEFGTPVYVLDEADLRSRCRDFRAAFPTEDVFYAGKAFLCRAVVRIIAEEGLHLDVCTGGELATALSAGMPPERIGFHGNNKSVAELSRALDAGVGRIIVDSFTEIDRLTALARERGVRPRVLVRVTVGVEAHTHEFIATAHEDQKFGFSLAGGAAAAAAFKILDEGVLELRGLHSHIGSQIFDASGFEVSARRVLALQSQIRDARGAELPELDLGGGFGIAYTTQDDPATPQDLAKRLRKIVDSECAAENLAVPHLSIEPGRAIVGPAVFTLYEVGTVKDLDGIRTYVSVDGGMSDNIRTALYDASYSATLASRASGAEPMLARVVGKHCESGDIVVKDEFLPADVQPGDLVAVPGTGAYCRSMASNYNHVPRPPVVAVRDGKARLIVRRETEEDLLALDVG; via the coding sequence ATGCGCGCTCACGAGGCTGGTGCGCTGCACGCGGACATCAGCAACAGCGGGCCGGCCTGGCTGCGTACCCCGGAGAACGTCAACGCCCTGCTGCCGACGCTGTGGCCGCGGTCGGTGACGCGCGGCGCCGACGGCGCCCTCGCCGTCGCGGGCCTGAGCGTCCGCGACATCGCGGCCGAGTTCGGCACCCCGGTGTACGTCCTCGACGAGGCCGACCTGCGCTCGCGCTGTCGCGACTTCCGGGCGGCCTTCCCGACGGAGGACGTCTTCTACGCGGGCAAGGCGTTCCTCTGCCGGGCGGTGGTCCGGATCATCGCCGAGGAGGGGCTGCACCTGGACGTCTGCACCGGAGGTGAGCTGGCCACCGCGCTCTCGGCCGGAATGCCGCCGGAGCGGATCGGCTTCCACGGCAACAACAAGTCCGTCGCCGAGCTGAGCCGGGCGTTGGACGCCGGGGTGGGTCGGATCATCGTCGACTCGTTCACCGAGATCGACCGGCTCACGGCGCTGGCCCGCGAGCGGGGGGTCCGGCCCCGGGTGCTGGTCCGGGTCACCGTCGGCGTCGAGGCGCACACCCACGAGTTCATCGCCACCGCCCACGAGGACCAGAAGTTCGGCTTCTCGCTGGCCGGCGGGGCCGCCGCCGCTGCCGCCTTCAAGATCCTCGACGAGGGTGTGCTGGAGCTGCGCGGCCTGCACTCGCACATCGGCTCGCAGATCTTCGACGCCAGCGGCTTCGAGGTCTCGGCCCGCCGGGTGCTCGCCCTGCAGTCGCAGATCCGCGACGCGCGCGGGGCGGAGCTGCCCGAGCTGGACCTGGGCGGCGGCTTCGGCATCGCGTACACCACCCAGGACGACCCGGCCACTCCACAGGACCTGGCCAAGCGACTGCGCAAGATCGTCGACTCGGAGTGCGCGGCGGAGAACCTGGCCGTGCCGCACCTGTCGATCGAACCGGGGCGGGCCATCGTCGGGCCAGCCGTGTTCACCCTCTACGAGGTCGGCACGGTCAAGGATCTCGACGGCATCCGGACGTACGTCAGCGTCGACGGCGGAATGAGCGACAACATCCGCACCGCCCTGTACGACGCGTCCTACTCGGCGACGCTGGCCTCCCGCGCCTCGGGTGCGGAGCCGATGCTCGCCCGCGTGGTGGGAAAGCACTGTGAGTCCGGGGACATCGTGGTGAAGGATGAATTCCTGCCCGCCGACGTGCAGCCCGGAGATCTTGTCGCGGTGCCCGGCACCGGTGCGTACTGCCGGAGCATGGCCAGCAACTACAACCATGTGCCCCGGCCACCGGTTGTCGCGGTGCGCGACGGCAAGGCGCGCCTGATCGTCCGGCGGGAGACCGAAGAGGACCTGCTCGCTTTGGATGTGGGATGA
- a CDS encoding winged helix-turn-helix domain-containing protein — protein MGVALRDARRSVTSWCRRHTIGGDGAVAAVRRGQRQSEPGMLSREQELELIDTLRGVHPDEFGLDEELWTRQSLTTLIQRRFDLPLDVGAVGAYLRAWGLGPREPRERACGLCVSAVERWVRSEYPAITRGAQEHLAEVYWIGRIRLRGTMPAADVISAVSSRGRVRFMITTPTVDPPLPRDFVLRLSGAEQRTVHLIVDGSWPRNEWPRRLPRRIVLHPLPSCGRAIAA, from the coding sequence GTGGGGGTTGCACTCAGAGACGCACGGCGTTCGGTCACCAGCTGGTGCCGACGCCACACCATCGGTGGTGACGGGGCGGTGGCAGCCGTCCGTCGCGGACAGCGGCAGAGCGAGCCGGGAATGCTCAGCCGCGAACAGGAACTCGAACTGATCGACACACTGCGGGGCGTCCACCCCGACGAGTTCGGCCTGGACGAGGAGTTGTGGACTCGGCAGAGCCTCACGACGCTCATCCAGCGGCGATTCGACTTGCCGCTGGACGTTGGCGCGGTCGGGGCGTACCTGCGGGCCTGGGGGTTGGGTCCGCGGGAGCCGCGCGAGCGGGCCTGTGGGCTCTGCGTCAGCGCGGTTGAGCGCTGGGTCCGCAGCGAGTACCCAGCGATCACCCGAGGCGCTCAGGAGCACCTCGCGGAGGTCTACTGGATCGGCCGGATCAGACTGCGCGGCACCATGCCCGCAGCCGACGTGATCTCCGCGGTCTCTTCCCGCGGCCGGGTCCGCTTCATGATCACCACGCCGACCGTCGACCCGCCGCTCCCCCGCGACTTCGTGTTGCGGCTCAGCGGTGCGGAGCAGCGCACCGTGCACCTCATCGTGGACGGTTCCTGGCCGCGCAACGAGTGGCCGCGCCGGCTTCCCCGGCGAATCGTCCTGCACCCGCTGCCCAGTTGCGGGCGGGCGATCGCGGCCTGA
- a CDS encoding DUF3105 domain-containing protein codes for MSISTPGGPERRPTVVSTGKKPAAGRPASGAKAGPAKPAGSPRAGGKGPRKPITPVKVSQGRAWGPIALFVAVGVLAAGIIGYGAWASFQGAKPWDKRANAIDGIVNIRKSDPDSLKYEAHKAGPLTYKYSPPVGGVHNATWQNCMGDVYDAPIASEHAVHSLEHGAVWITYRPDLPQDQVAKLAGKVRGVEKMLLSPYEGLDKPISLQAWGYQLKVDNADDSRIDEFIKDLRVNASVEGPTALCNTGITATGTTPRELQQQPTQ; via the coding sequence ATGAGCATCAGCACCCCCGGTGGCCCTGAGCGCCGCCCGACCGTGGTCAGCACCGGCAAGAAGCCGGCAGCGGGCCGGCCGGCGTCCGGCGCCAAGGCCGGTCCCGCCAAGCCGGCGGGCTCCCCGCGGGCAGGTGGCAAGGGCCCACGCAAGCCGATCACCCCGGTCAAGGTGAGCCAGGGTCGGGCCTGGGGCCCGATCGCGCTCTTCGTGGCGGTGGGCGTGCTCGCGGCCGGCATCATCGGCTACGGCGCCTGGGCGTCGTTCCAGGGTGCCAAGCCGTGGGACAAGCGGGCCAACGCCATCGACGGCATCGTCAACATCCGCAAGTCCGACCCGGACAGCCTGAAGTACGAGGCGCACAAGGCGGGCCCGCTGACCTACAAGTACTCGCCGCCGGTGGGCGGGGTGCACAACGCCACCTGGCAGAACTGCATGGGTGACGTCTACGACGCCCCGATCGCCAGCGAGCACGCGGTGCACAGCCTGGAGCACGGCGCGGTGTGGATCACCTACCGCCCGGACCTGCCCCAGGACCAGGTCGCCAAGCTCGCCGGCAAGGTGCGCGGCGTCGAGAAGATGCTGCTGAGCCCGTACGAGGGCCTGGACAAGCCGATCTCGCTGCAGGCGTGGGGCTACCAGCTCAAGGTCGACAACGCCGACGACTCGCGGATCGACGAGTTCATCAAGGACCTGCGGGTGAACGCCTCTGTCGAGGGCCCGACGGCGCTGTGCAACACGGGTATCACCGCCACCGGCACCACGCCGCGTGAACTTCAGCAGCAGCCGACCCAGTAA